The following coding sequences are from one Deinococcus apachensis DSM 19763 window:
- a CDS encoding M20 family metallopeptidase, translating into MTQTVDRVTALRDQLVAWRRHLHMNPEVGFEEHETAAYIEAELRKMPGLTVSRPTATSVLAVLKGGKPGRTVLLRADIDALPMEEENTFEFRSQKPGAMHACGHDGHTAILLGVAKLLSEHAVEVPGEVRMIFQHAEEIGPGGAEELVMETGLMDGVDVVTGLHLNSQLPVGLVVVKPGAFMAAPDTIHITVKGKGGHGAHPEQTVDPIAVGAQVVTNLQHVVSRHVAALDALVVSITYFQSGTTHNVIPDTATMMGTVRTFDPELRQRAPQLIERVIKGITAAHGADYDFKYEFGYRPLINTHWVAAQLKEIALETVGPEHYEDAKPTMGGEDFSAYLEKAPGAYFNVGSGSDEQDSRWPHHHPRFTIDEASLETGVRMLHAAALRLAQPE; encoded by the coding sequence ATGACACAAACGGTGGACAGGGTGACGGCCCTCCGTGACCAGCTCGTCGCGTGGCGGCGGCACCTGCACATGAACCCCGAGGTGGGCTTCGAGGAGCACGAGACGGCGGCGTACATCGAGGCCGAGCTGCGGAAGATGCCCGGCCTGACGGTGTCGCGCCCAACCGCGACGAGTGTGCTCGCCGTCCTGAAGGGCGGGAAGCCCGGCCGCACCGTGCTGCTGCGGGCCGACATCGACGCCCTGCCCATGGAGGAGGAGAACACCTTCGAGTTCCGCTCGCAGAAACCCGGGGCCATGCACGCCTGCGGGCACGACGGGCACACGGCGATCCTGCTGGGTGTGGCGAAGCTCCTGTCGGAACACGCGGTGGAGGTGCCCGGCGAGGTCCGCATGATCTTCCAGCACGCCGAGGAGATCGGGCCGGGCGGCGCCGAGGAACTCGTGATGGAGACGGGGCTGATGGACGGGGTGGACGTGGTGACCGGCCTGCACCTCAACAGCCAGCTTCCGGTCGGACTGGTGGTGGTCAAGCCGGGCGCCTTCATGGCCGCGCCCGACACCATCCACATCACGGTCAAGGGCAAGGGCGGGCACGGGGCGCACCCCGAGCAGACGGTGGACCCCATCGCGGTGGGGGCGCAGGTCGTGACGAACCTCCAGCATGTGGTCAGCCGCCACGTGGCCGCGCTCGACGCCCTGGTCGTCTCCATCACCTACTTCCAGAGCGGCACCACCCACAACGTCATCCCCGACACGGCGACGATGATGGGCACGGTACGGACCTTCGACCCCGAACTGCGTCAGCGGGCACCGCAACTCATCGAACGTGTCATCAAGGGCATCACGGCGGCCCACGGGGCGGATTACGACTTCAAGTACGAGTTCGGCTACCGGCCCCTGATCAACACCCACTGGGTGGCCGCCCAGCTCAAGGAGATCGCGCTGGAGACGGTCGGCCCCGAGCACTACGAGGACGCCAAGCCCACGATGGGCGGCGAGGACTTCAGCGCCTACCTGGAGAAGGCGCCCGGCGCGTACTTCAACGTGGGCTCGGGCAGCGACGAGCAGGACAGCCGCTGGCCGCACCACCACCCCCGCTTCACCATCGACGAGGCCAGCCTGGAGACGGGCGTGCGGATGCTCCACGCCGCCGCGCTGCGCCTCGCCCAGCCGGAGTAG
- a CDS encoding FAD-dependent oxidoreductase encodes MGGMTAGAGRVWAHVGQTFAETGYDVVIVGAGRMGAACALFLRQLAPGLRLLIVERGGLPNEEGATILAPGVWTAFDVPPGREAEAAWVRRILEESFGDVQFAARPLLNLYPEEAEGSVPTTDALARCPEAVGLLSPRALPFARVDEDAATYRPGAVALACGQGAVRARADLLLNTHVHLTPGGLCLDRLTVTNTHEIVTHETHELRAGRVIVAMGADGPHAAEHDLGVHTGHGRAYRQAPRLNTPSTDAAPILRAGGLTLRPQHGGFTLIPPVHHRDPHGYVPTGGRLTGVPVGVRRETLEDLIRLMDALPPLGTEALEVGHSLADVPGAWLALPEGRADAPPVHHSLTEGAHLLLGGPLADTLGLAVAYDLAAELAGVRERPWGKVPFRTAKKLPLEGEVGRG; translated from the coding sequence ATGGGCGGCATGACAGCGGGGGCGGGACGGGTCTGGGCCCACGTCGGGCAGACGTTCGCGGAGACGGGTTACGACGTGGTGATCGTGGGGGCCGGGCGGATGGGGGCGGCCTGCGCGCTCTTCCTGCGGCAGCTCGCGCCGGGGCTGCGCCTCCTGATCGTCGAGCGGGGCGGCCTGCCCAATGAGGAGGGGGCGACGATCCTCGCGCCGGGGGTGTGGACCGCGTTCGACGTGCCGCCGGGCCGGGAGGCGGAGGCGGCGTGGGTGCGGCGCATTCTGGAGGAGAGTTTCGGGGACGTGCAGTTTGCCGCCCGCCCGCTGCTGAACCTTTATCCAGAAGAGGCGGAGGGCAGCGTGCCGACAACCGACGCGCTGGCCCGTTGTCCCGAGGCCGTGGGGCTCCTCAGTCCCCGGGCCCTGCCCTTCGCCCGGGTAGACGAGGACGCGGCGACCTACCGCCCCGGGGCCGTCGCCCTCGCCTGCGGACAGGGGGCGGTGCGGGCGAGGGCCGACCTGCTGCTGAACACGCACGTGCACCTCACGCCGGGGGGGCTGTGCCTGGACCGCCTGACGGTCACGAACACCCATGAGATCGTCACGCACGAGACGCACGAGTTGCGGGCGGGCCGGGTGATCGTGGCAATGGGAGCCGATGGTCCCCACGCCGCCGAACACGATCTGGGCGTCCATACAGGGCACGGGCGGGCGTACCGGCAGGCGCCGCGCCTGAACACGCCCAGCACGGATGCGGCACCGATCCTGCGGGCGGGCGGCCTGACCCTGCGCCCTCAGCACGGCGGCTTCACCCTGATCCCTCCCGTCCACCACCGCGACCCGCATGGCTACGTCCCGACCGGAGGCCGCCTGACCGGTGTGCCGGTCGGTGTGCGGCGCGAGACGCTGGAGGACCTTATCCGCCTGATGGACGCCCTACCGCCGCTGGGCACGGAGGCGCTGGAGGTCGGACACAGCCTCGCAGACGTACCCGGTGCGTGGCTCGCGTTGCCGGAAGGAAGGGCTGATGCGCCCCCCGTCCACCACAGCCTCACCGAGGGCGCCCATCTCCTCCTGGGTGGTCCTCTGGCGGACACGTTGGGCCTCGCCGTTGCCTACGACCTGGCCGCGGAGCTTGCGGGAGTACGGGAGAGACCGTGGGGGAAAGTTCCGTTCAGAACGGCCAAAAAGCTCCCCCTTGAGGGGGAGGTTGGGAGGGGATGA
- a CDS encoding SpoIID/LytB domain-containing protein, translating into MRVLMLTLALGGSALTAAQALNIRVLVVSAPQLTVRLPGTSAPAPGALTVPGVAPAPLPTNAWTVGAQGDRLTLNGRDAGSGTLYLPPSPGSVVEIASKPYRGGVLLRAVSGGVQAINVLDVEDYLRGVVPAEMPAGWPASALAAQAVIARTYVAARINPALPYDTCATESCQMYGGVKAEKPGSDAAIRATAGQVVAYSGKPASTYFSSDSGGYTASSAETWGRDLPYLPAQADPYSAGGPRARWRLEVSAAKVAEVAARYRVRVGTLNSVRITRASLSGRAQEVTLTGTGGVTRLAGADAGGFVRSLGAASSRVTLSGPVGPNTPLVVEGAGSGHGVGLSQYGALGLARQGQDHLHILGFYYPGTTLGMLAGVPDARPVLALSRPLPTLSPLSAPLALTGSHGE; encoded by the coding sequence ATGCGCGTTCTCATGCTCACGCTGGCGCTCGGTGGGAGTGCCCTAACCGCGGCCCAGGCCCTGAACATCCGGGTGCTGGTCGTCAGCGCCCCGCAGCTCACGGTGCGGCTGCCGGGCACGTCCGCCCCGGCGCCGGGGGCCCTCACCGTGCCGGGGGTGGCGCCCGCCCCGCTGCCAACGAACGCCTGGACCGTGGGCGCGCAGGGGGACCGCCTCACCCTGAACGGGCGGGACGCGGGGAGCGGCACCCTGTACCTCCCGCCCTCGCCGGGCAGCGTGGTGGAGATCGCCTCGAAGCCCTACCGGGGTGGCGTACTGCTGCGGGCTGTGTCGGGCGGCGTGCAGGCGATCAACGTGCTGGATGTGGAGGACTACCTGCGGGGGGTGGTTCCCGCCGAGATGCCCGCGGGCTGGCCCGCCTCCGCGCTCGCCGCCCAGGCCGTGATCGCGCGGACCTACGTGGCGGCGCGCATCAACCCGGCGCTGCCCTACGACACCTGCGCCACCGAGAGTTGCCAGATGTACGGCGGGGTGAAGGCCGAGAAACCGGGCTCGGACGCCGCGATCCGGGCAACCGCCGGGCAGGTCGTCGCCTACTCGGGCAAACCCGCGAGCACCTACTTCTCCAGCGACTCGGGCGGCTATACGGCGTCGAGCGCAGAAACCTGGGGCCGTGACCTGCCCTACCTGCCCGCCCAGGCCGATCCCTACTCGGCGGGCGGGCCGCGCGCCCGCTGGCGGCTGGAGGTGAGCGCGGCCAAGGTGGCGGAAGTGGCCGCGCGCTACCGGGTGCGGGTCGGGACCCTGAACTCCGTGCGGATCACCCGCGCGAGTCTCTCGGGCCGCGCGCAGGAGGTCACGCTGACGGGAACGGGTGGGGTGACCCGCCTGGCTGGCGCCGACGCGGGCGGCTTCGTGCGCTCGCTGGGCGCCGCGAGCAGCCGGGTGACCCTGAGCGGGCCGGTGGGGCCGAACACCCCCCTGGTGGTGGAGGGGGCGGGCTCCGGGCACGGGGTCGGCCTCTCCCAGTACGGGGCGCTGGGGCTCGCGCGGCAGGGACAGGACCACCTGCACATCCTGGGCTTCTACTACCCCGGCACCACCCTGGGCATGCTCGCAGGCGTACCAGACGCCCGGCCAGTCCTCGCGCTGTCCCGCCCGCTGCCCACGCTGTCCCCCCTCTCCGCTCCCCTCGCGCTGACCGGATCACATGGCGAGTAA
- the sufU gene encoding Fe-S cluster assembly sulfur transfer protein SufU produces MLPEALARQIITDHERHPRGKGAIEGAPHVALDNPGCGDHVTVWVRVEAGRLAEVCFTGRGCAISQASASLMTGALRGKGLEEARALATRYRAMVMGEGPADPVLGDLVALAGVSRLHARRKCALLAWNALEAALAED; encoded by the coding sequence ATGCTGCCCGAGGCCCTCGCCCGCCAGATCATCACCGACCACGAGCGACATCCTCGCGGGAAGGGGGCGATTGAGGGGGCGCCCCACGTCGCCCTCGACAATCCTGGCTGCGGCGATCACGTCACGGTCTGGGTGCGGGTGGAGGCCGGGCGGCTGGCCGAGGTCTGCTTCACCGGGCGGGGCTGTGCGATCAGCCAGGCGAGCGCCAGCCTGATGACGGGGGCGCTCAGGGGCAAGGGGCTCGAAGAAGCCCGCGCCCTTGCCACCCGTTACCGGGCGATGGTGATGGGCGAGGGGCCAGCGGACCCAGTGCTGGGTGACCTCGTGGCACTCGCGGGCGTGAGCCGATTACACGCGCGGCGCAAGTGTGCGCTGCTGGCCTGGAACGCGCTGGAGGCGGCGCTGGCGGAAGACTGA